Proteins encoded within one genomic window of Pseudomonas cannabina:
- a CDS encoding circularly permuted type 2 ATP-grasp protein: protein MPDLLDRYPLSEGTYHEMLDADGAVRPHWRRLYEHMQRSTSAQLIQRQALLTRQLQENGVTYNVYADPKGADRPWELDLLPHIIAADEWQHVAAGIAQRARLLNAVLADLYGPQTLIANGLLPAELVFGHNNFLWPCQGIKPPENTFLHMYAVDLARTPDGRWWVTADRTQAPSGAGYALENRQSVARALPETFRDLQVRHLSGFFDTLQQTLSRQAPTSSEAPLVVLLTPGRFNESYFEHLYLARQLGYPLVEGGDLTVRDATVYLKTLSGLRRVHAIMRRLDDDFCDPLELRTDSALGVPGLLEAVRQGNVLVANALGSGVLESPGLLGFLPKISQYLFGEDLILPSVATWWCGEPTVLAQALEKLPDLLIKPAFPSQHFAPVFGRDLSEEQRNALAQRMQSRPYAYVAQELAQLSHAPVLQADGTSLQPRAIGMRVYAVASRDGYRVLPGGLTRVAAEADADVVSMQRGGASKDTWVLGERSHLGEPWKGQRALGVYDLIRRDPYLPSRVVENLFWFGRYCERCEDSARLLRIMLTRYVDDDDPLALEAAVALAESLGMLPDAEEGEELRDRLLTALLGDEWPFSLRANLQRLQWAASQVRGKLSRENWQALVELQREALSLEIEAPDFGELVDFLNRLVMSLAALSGFAMDDMTRDEGWNFLMIGRRIERLKFLSSSLAAFLRGSAVSEKAGLEWLLELGNSSITYRSRYMAVPHLIPVLDLLLLDEQNPHAVLFQLKLVQRSLRRLNDEFDAPRDNSLVVLAQRLAGFDLGSLENPLFGQSSIDAVLDGLADLLQSIADCSGQASDRLALRHFAHVDDVSQRTVSV, encoded by the coding sequence GGCTCTGTTGACCCGCCAGCTTCAGGAAAACGGTGTCACCTACAACGTTTATGCCGACCCCAAAGGCGCAGATCGGCCGTGGGAGCTGGACCTGTTGCCGCACATTATTGCGGCGGATGAATGGCAACACGTCGCGGCAGGGATTGCCCAGCGTGCCCGACTGCTCAACGCCGTGCTCGCCGACCTGTATGGCCCGCAGACCCTGATCGCCAATGGCTTGTTGCCGGCTGAGCTGGTATTTGGCCATAACAACTTTCTGTGGCCGTGTCAGGGCATCAAACCGCCGGAAAATACCTTTCTGCACATGTACGCCGTGGACCTGGCGCGTACGCCCGATGGTCGCTGGTGGGTAACCGCCGACCGGACCCAGGCACCCTCGGGTGCTGGTTACGCGCTGGAGAATCGGCAAAGCGTCGCTCGCGCCTTGCCGGAAACCTTTCGCGATTTGCAGGTCAGGCATCTGTCGGGGTTTTTCGACACGCTGCAACAGACCCTGTCCCGTCAGGCGCCGACCAGCAGCGAAGCGCCGCTGGTGGTGCTGCTGACACCCGGGCGTTTCAACGAAAGTTATTTCGAGCACCTTTATCTGGCGCGGCAGTTGGGTTACCCGCTGGTTGAAGGCGGTGACCTGACAGTACGCGATGCGACCGTCTACCTGAAAACCCTCAGCGGTCTGCGTCGGGTTCACGCCATCATGCGGCGTCTGGACGATGACTTCTGCGATCCGCTGGAATTGCGTACCGACTCCGCGCTTGGCGTGCCAGGGCTGCTTGAAGCCGTGCGCCAGGGCAACGTGCTGGTTGCCAATGCACTGGGCAGCGGTGTGCTGGAATCGCCCGGCCTGTTGGGCTTTTTACCGAAAATCAGTCAATACCTGTTTGGCGAAGACCTGATTCTGCCGTCGGTGGCGACCTGGTGGTGTGGAGAACCGACCGTGCTGGCGCAAGCGCTGGAGAAACTGCCTGATCTGCTGATCAAGCCGGCGTTTCCCTCGCAGCATTTCGCCCCGGTGTTCGGTCGCGACCTTAGCGAAGAACAACGCAATGCACTCGCTCAGCGCATGCAGTCGCGGCCTTACGCCTACGTTGCGCAAGAACTGGCGCAGTTGTCCCACGCGCCGGTGCTACAGGCAGACGGCACCAGCCTGCAACCCCGCGCGATTGGCATGCGTGTCTACGCCGTGGCCAGTCGCGATGGCTATCGCGTGCTGCCGGGCGGCCTGACCCGAGTTGCTGCCGAAGCCGACGCCGACGTGGTCTCGATGCAGCGCGGTGGCGCGAGCAAGGATACGTGGGTGCTGGGCGAACGCTCGCACCTGGGCGAACCGTGGAAAGGCCAGCGCGCCTTGGGCGTGTATGACCTGATCCGCCGTGATCCTTATTTGCCCTCGCGAGTGGTGGAAAACCTGTTCTGGTTTGGCCGTTATTGTGAACGTTGCGAGGACAGCGCCCGTCTGTTGCGCATCATGTTGACGCGCTATGTCGATGACGATGATCCGCTCGCGCTGGAGGCCGCCGTCGCGCTGGCTGAAAGCTTGGGTATGTTGCCGGACGCGGAGGAGGGTGAAGAGCTGCGAGACCGTCTGCTGACGGCCCTGCTGGGCGATGAGTGGCCATTCAGCCTGCGCGCCAACCTGCAGCGCCTGCAATGGGCTGCCTCGCAAGTGCGCGGCAAGCTTTCAAGGGAAAACTGGCAGGCGCTGGTCGAATTGCAGCGTGAAGCCCTGAGTCTGGAAATCGAAGCGCCGGACTTTGGCGAACTGGTGGATTTTCTCAATCGTCTGGTGATGTCGCTGGCGGCGCTTTCCGGGTTTGCCATGGACGACATGACCCGCGACGAAGGCTGGAATTTCCTGATGATCGGGCGGCGTATCGAGCGCTTGAAGTTTCTCAGTTCCAGTCTGGCAGCGTTTCTGCGCGGCTCGGCCGTCTCCGAGAAGGCAGGGCTGGAGTGGTTGCTGGAGCTGGGCAACAGCAGCATCACCTATCGCTCACGCTACATGGCCGTACCGCACCTGATTCCGGTGCTGGACCTGTTGCTGCTCGATGAGCAGAACCCGCACGCGGTGCTGTTTCAGCTCAAGCTGGTGCAACGTTCGCTGCGCCGGCTGAACGATGAGTTCGATGCACCCCGCGACAACAGCCTTGTGGTACTGGCACAGCGTCTCGCCGGTTTCGATCTGGGCAGCCTGGAAAACCCGCTGTTCGGGCAGAGCAGCATCGACGCCGTGCTCGACGGTCTGGCCGATCTGCTGCAGAGCATTGCGGATTGCAGCGGGCAAGCGTCCGATCGTCTGGCGCTGCGCCATTTTGCTCACGTCGATGACGTCAGCCAACG